In Microbacterium enclense, one genomic interval encodes:
- a CDS encoding carbohydrate ABC transporter substrate-binding protein, producing the protein MKKTTLAGSMAILVTVSLLAGCAGGQTGDSSGDSGTLKVAAFEGGYGSEMYQQVVDAYKEVAPNVTIELTTSKTLAQELTPQVAAGDFPDVVILGQGAKEGFTEGFIRDRGLEDLTSVLSETVPGENKTVGEKLTEGIVGNLNTNPYGDDQVYLMPMYASPTGLVYNKGLFEQKGWEVPTTWDDLFALGDKAKAEGMSLFTYPTAGYLDSYFFALLSSIGGDDFYRDVVTYKENVWEQPDAREALELTTKLLTEYTAPSTVGYANGQDFTKNQQTILDDTTLFMPNGTWIANEMKDAPRADGFAWGLAPVPAVKAAGQRYLTTFVENAWVPSGASNKDAAKAFIAFLYSDKAAAIFAKTGAIQPITGLANTLSGDSAEFYAAYSEPDVKALVGGFAATEPVPGVDLKATLFDTANSIINGTVTLDQWQSQVNEASNRLGAAAK; encoded by the coding sequence GTGAAGAAGACCACACTTGCCGGATCGATGGCGATACTCGTCACCGTCAGCCTGCTCGCCGGATGCGCCGGCGGACAGACCGGTGACTCCAGCGGAGACTCCGGCACCCTGAAGGTCGCGGCATTCGAGGGCGGCTACGGATCCGAGATGTACCAGCAGGTCGTCGACGCTTACAAAGAGGTCGCCCCCAACGTGACCATCGAGCTGACGACAAGCAAGACCCTCGCGCAGGAGCTCACCCCCCAGGTCGCCGCCGGGGATTTCCCCGACGTCGTGATCCTGGGTCAGGGAGCCAAGGAGGGCTTCACCGAAGGCTTCATCCGCGACCGAGGACTCGAGGACCTCACGAGTGTCCTCAGCGAGACCGTCCCCGGCGAGAACAAAACCGTCGGCGAGAAGCTAACCGAGGGAATCGTCGGAAACCTCAACACCAACCCCTACGGTGACGACCAGGTCTACCTGATGCCGATGTACGCCTCGCCGACGGGCCTGGTCTACAACAAGGGCCTGTTCGAGCAGAAGGGGTGGGAGGTGCCGACCACCTGGGACGACTTGTTCGCTCTGGGCGACAAGGCCAAAGCCGAGGGGATGTCGCTGTTCACCTACCCCACGGCGGGCTACCTCGACTCTTACTTCTTCGCCCTGCTGTCCTCGATCGGCGGTGACGACTTCTACCGCGACGTCGTCACCTACAAAGAGAACGTCTGGGAGCAGCCCGACGCGCGCGAAGCGCTCGAGCTGACCACGAAGCTGCTCACCGAGTACACCGCCCCCTCGACCGTCGGATACGCCAACGGCCAGGACTTCACCAAGAATCAGCAGACGATCCTCGACGACACCACGCTCTTCATGCCGAACGGCACCTGGATCGCGAACGAGATGAAGGACGCACCCCGCGCCGATGGCTTCGCCTGGGGCCTCGCTCCCGTCCCCGCCGTCAAGGCCGCCGGCCAGCGGTACCTGACGACGTTCGTCGAGAACGCCTGGGTTCCCAGCGGAGCGAGCAACAAGGATGCGGCAAAGGCGTTCATCGCGTTCTTGTACTCCGACAAGGCGGCGGCGATCTTCGCCAAGACCGGCGCGATCCAGCCGATCACCGGGCTCGCGAACACTCTGTCGGGCGACTCCGCCGAGTTCTACGCGGCGTACAGCGAGCCCGACGTCAAGGCCCTCGTCGGAGGCTTCGCCGCCACCGAGCCGGTGCCCGGCGTCGACCTGAAGGCGACGCTGTTCGACACCGCGAACAGCATCATCAACGGTACGGTCACGCTCGATCAGTGGCAGAGCCAGGTCAACGAGGCGAGCAACCGCCTCGGTGCCGCCGCGAAGTAG
- a CDS encoding glucosamine-6-phosphate deaminase, whose protein sequence is MQVVITTNEVAAGEFAADMIERRTETETLRVLGVATGSSPLPLYEALARRDLPAVRAARAFALDEYVGLRPGHPESYRSVIDREVTVRLGLDPDRVEVPDGSIDGLSTAGERYERLIAHAGGIDVQILGIGTTGHIGFNEPTSSLASRTRVKTLTEQTRRDNARFFSSLEDVPRHCVTQGLGTILDAREVILIAVGARKAAAVAAAVEGPLASRCPASVLQLHPRTTVVVDEAAARELRMRSYYMEAFKHRPSWQI, encoded by the coding sequence ATGCAGGTCGTCATCACGACGAACGAGGTCGCCGCCGGCGAGTTCGCGGCCGACATGATCGAGCGACGGACAGAAACTGAAACGCTGCGGGTGCTGGGTGTCGCGACGGGCTCGTCGCCGCTCCCTCTCTACGAAGCCCTCGCCCGACGCGACCTCCCTGCCGTCCGCGCCGCCCGTGCATTTGCGCTCGACGAGTACGTCGGCCTCCGCCCAGGGCACCCAGAGAGCTATCGCTCGGTCATCGATCGTGAGGTGACCGTCCGCCTCGGGCTGGATCCCGACCGCGTCGAGGTGCCCGACGGGTCGATCGACGGCCTATCCACCGCCGGCGAGCGTTATGAGCGCCTGATCGCCCACGCCGGAGGAATCGATGTTCAAATCCTTGGCATTGGCACCACCGGTCACATCGGCTTCAACGAGCCGACATCGTCCTTGGCATCGCGCACCCGGGTCAAGACCCTAACCGAGCAGACACGCCGCGACAACGCCCGCTTCTTCTCGTCCCTCGAGGACGTTCCGCGCCATTGCGTCACGCAGGGACTCGGCACAATCCTCGACGCGCGTGAGGTCATCCTCATCGCAGTCGGCGCTCGTAAGGCCGCGGCCGTCGCAGCGGCCGTCGAAGGCCCTCTCGCGAGCAGGTGTCCGGCATCGGTGCTGCAGCTGCACCCTCGCACAACCGTCGTGGTTGACGAGGCCGCAGCCCGAGAACTGCGCATGCGGTCGTACTACATGGAAGCGTTCAAGCATCGACCGAGCTGGCAGATCTAA
- a CDS encoding ATP-dependent DNA ligase → MGRLIYQERTIVDIEDRLLSHLRIVVMNKLRRQEPFMRSMPHPDHGQLSIWMHPSTPIVMQFYGSRPPSLDRDLIEEMMTDASGPDGLTITPGRRSSARD, encoded by the coding sequence GTGGGACGCCTGATCTACCAAGAACGAACGATCGTCGACATCGAGGATCGCCTTCTCTCGCACCTTCGGATCGTGGTGATGAACAAACTCCGCCGTCAAGAGCCGTTCATGCGGAGCATGCCGCACCCCGACCACGGTCAACTCAGCATATGGATGCACCCGTCGACACCCATCGTGATGCAGTTCTACGGCAGCCGACCACCCTCATTAGACCGTGACCTCATTGAGGAGATGATGACCGACGCCAGCGGACCCGACGGGCTGACCATCACGCCCGGACGACGATCCTCTGCACGGGACTGA
- a CDS encoding carbohydrate ABC transporter permease, with the protein MALNLTPLRPEARNPDARRLVPARPGSTRTSGRLNHTVINVVMVALCAAIIVPTAWVFMASIKTRPEFYGDPWALPLGVHVQNFVDAFVKARMGDYFLNSIVVTALALAISLVVAVPAAYVLARFDFRGKTVLEVAILAGLFINVNYIVVPIFLQLLGWDRALRGLFPQGVFIDNLAVLALVYAATSLPFTIYLLSTFFRTIPIEYEEAAMLDGSSRLRTMVSVMLPLALPAISTALLFNFLAYWNDFIISLTLVPGDSKTLQVGLLNLFQAQRAAADYGVLYAGMVIVMVPVIVFYAVIQRRLLQSVGGGGIK; encoded by the coding sequence ATGGCTCTGAACCTCACCCCCCTGCGCCCCGAAGCGCGAAATCCGGATGCTCGACGATTGGTACCCGCGCGTCCCGGATCGACCCGCACCTCCGGCCGCCTCAACCACACCGTGATCAACGTCGTGATGGTCGCGCTCTGCGCGGCGATCATCGTTCCCACGGCGTGGGTGTTCATGGCCTCGATCAAGACCCGCCCCGAGTTCTACGGCGATCCATGGGCTTTGCCCCTCGGCGTGCACGTGCAGAACTTCGTCGACGCGTTCGTCAAGGCCCGCATGGGCGACTACTTCCTCAACTCCATCGTGGTCACCGCGCTCGCCCTGGCGATCTCGCTCGTCGTGGCGGTGCCGGCAGCATATGTGCTGGCACGCTTCGACTTCCGCGGGAAAACCGTGCTCGAGGTCGCGATCCTGGCGGGACTGTTCATCAATGTGAACTACATCGTGGTGCCGATCTTCCTCCAGTTGCTGGGCTGGGACCGCGCTTTGCGCGGGCTCTTCCCCCAGGGCGTCTTCATCGACAACCTCGCCGTTCTGGCTCTGGTGTACGCGGCGACGTCGTTGCCGTTCACTATCTACCTGCTCTCGACCTTCTTCCGCACCATCCCGATCGAGTACGAGGAGGCCGCGATGCTCGACGGCAGCTCGCGCTTGCGCACCATGGTGTCGGTGATGCTGCCGCTCGCCCTCCCCGCGATCAGCACCGCGCTGCTGTTCAACTTCTTGGCGTACTGGAACGACTTCATCATCTCGCTGACCCTCGTGCCGGGCGACTCGAAGACCCTCCAAGTGGGCCTGCTCAACCTCTTCCAGGCCCAGCGCGCCGCCGCCGATTACGGCGTGCTGTACGCCGGAATGGTCATCGTGATGGTCCCCGTCATCGTCTTCTACGCCGTCATCCAGCGCCGACTGCTGCAGTCGGTCGGAGGAGGAGGAATCAAGTGA
- a CDS encoding alpha-L-fucosidase — translation MTSPLSPRVLEAAAVVPSPRQLAWQQREFSAFLHVGMNTITDREWGAGHEDPALFDPSGIDTDQWMRAVAAAGARGVILTAKHHDGFCLWPSAQTAHTVAASPWRDGRGDLVRETAEAAARHGLAFGVYLSPWDRTEACYGSGRAYDDFFVAQLTELLSDYGAISTVWLDGANGEGPDGRVQLYDWDRYYEVVRRLQPDAVISVCGPDVRWCGNEAGHTRADEWSVVPASLRDAERVASRSQQQDDAAFSRLVRSDEEDLGSRTALETSDDELIWYPAEVNTSIRPGWFHHPAEDDQVRSAEELFDIYRRSVGGNSGFLLNVPPDATGVVHAADVEALRGLGALVAELSARDLIGRATVAHDGHPVAAVTRAQPLDVVEGDSVVVRWDEPVEIDGLILDEDIARGQMIDRLDVDVEDADGTTRTVLTVGAVGYRRIAELPRMHTREVRIRIVGARGTVRLSRLSLLAPSTLLATGSGPRLA, via the coding sequence TTGACCTCACCTCTGTCGCCGCGCGTCCTCGAGGCCGCGGCCGTCGTCCCGTCCCCTCGCCAACTCGCGTGGCAGCAGCGCGAGTTCAGCGCGTTCTTGCACGTCGGGATGAACACCATAACCGACCGGGAGTGGGGCGCAGGCCACGAGGATCCCGCACTGTTCGACCCCTCCGGGATCGACACCGACCAGTGGATGCGAGCGGTCGCCGCCGCCGGGGCGCGGGGGGTCATCCTCACCGCCAAGCACCACGACGGCTTCTGCTTGTGGCCCAGTGCGCAGACCGCGCACACCGTCGCCGCCAGCCCCTGGCGCGACGGGCGGGGCGACCTCGTGCGCGAAACCGCCGAAGCCGCGGCCCGTCACGGTCTGGCCTTCGGTGTCTACCTCTCGCCGTGGGACCGGACCGAGGCGTGCTACGGCAGCGGTCGGGCCTATGACGACTTCTTCGTCGCCCAGCTCACCGAGCTGCTGAGCGACTACGGCGCCATCTCCACCGTCTGGCTGGACGGCGCCAACGGCGAAGGCCCCGACGGGCGCGTGCAGCTCTACGACTGGGACCGCTACTACGAGGTCGTGCGCCGCCTACAGCCCGACGCGGTCATCAGCGTCTGCGGACCCGACGTGCGGTGGTGCGGCAACGAAGCCGGCCACACCCGGGCCGACGAGTGGAGCGTCGTCCCCGCCTCGCTGCGCGACGCCGAGCGGGTGGCATCCCGCTCCCAGCAGCAGGACGACGCAGCGTTCTCGCGTCTCGTACGCTCCGATGAAGAGGACCTCGGTTCGCGCACCGCGTTGGAGACCTCCGACGACGAGCTGATCTGGTACCCGGCCGAGGTGAACACCTCCATCCGGCCCGGCTGGTTCCATCACCCCGCCGAGGACGACCAGGTGCGCTCCGCCGAGGAGCTGTTCGACATCTATCGACGCAGTGTCGGCGGCAACAGCGGCTTCCTTCTGAACGTGCCGCCGGATGCCACGGGCGTCGTGCACGCGGCCGACGTCGAGGCGCTCCGCGGCCTCGGGGCACTCGTCGCTGAACTCTCCGCCCGCGACCTCATCGGTCGCGCGACGGTTGCTCACGACGGACATCCGGTCGCGGCGGTCACCCGCGCACAGCCGCTCGACGTTGTCGAGGGTGATTCCGTCGTGGTGCGCTGGGATGAGCCGGTCGAGATCGACGGACTGATCCTCGACGAGGACATCGCCCGCGGCCAGATGATCGATCGCCTCGACGTCGATGTCGAGGATGCCGACGGCACCACCCGCACGGTGCTGACCGTCGGCGCCGTCGGGTACCGGCGAATCGCGGAGCTGCCCCGGATGCACACCCGCGAGGTGCGCATCCGGATCGTCGGCGCACGCGGTACAGTGCGCCTCTCTCGCCTCTCCCTCCTGGCACCCTCGACACTTCTCGCGACCGGCAGCGGCCCGCGGCTAGCATGA
- a CDS encoding substrate-binding domain-containing protein: MVMEHSGAKRLRAPTMADVASVAGVSPQTVSRVLRGHPNVSDVTRLQVEEAVERTGYRRTGLARALVTGRSMTLGVLTHESDQYAPAAIMLGVNRAARERGYFVSAAGTTSVSPAAITDGVEHLRDQGVDGLIVAVPIWDELALGRVTNGLPTAVIDGSSSAEDDVVALDQEQSGRLATQHLLELGHETVWHLAGPASWRDASGRTTGWESALREAGRSVPPILHGDWTAESGYRNGLIVARMPDATAVFTSSDEMAFGLLRALAEQGRRVPEDVSVVSMDDIPLAQFAHPPLTTIRQPFEQMGRIAVEHVLAAIDDPSVERTRVTVAPELVIRSSTARR; encoded by the coding sequence ATGGTCATGGAGCACAGCGGCGCCAAACGCCTGCGGGCACCCACGATGGCCGATGTCGCATCAGTGGCCGGCGTCTCGCCGCAGACCGTCTCGCGCGTGCTGCGCGGGCACCCCAATGTCTCCGACGTCACCCGGCTGCAGGTCGAAGAGGCCGTCGAGCGCACGGGCTACCGCCGCACAGGACTCGCGCGCGCGCTCGTCACCGGACGCAGCATGACCCTCGGCGTCCTCACGCACGAATCCGACCAGTACGCTCCGGCGGCCATCATGCTGGGCGTCAATCGCGCCGCGCGCGAGCGCGGATACTTCGTGAGCGCGGCGGGGACGACGTCTGTGTCACCCGCGGCGATCACCGACGGCGTGGAGCATCTGCGCGACCAAGGCGTCGACGGCCTGATCGTGGCCGTTCCGATTTGGGACGAGCTGGCACTCGGCCGGGTGACGAACGGACTCCCCACCGCCGTCATCGATGGATCCAGCTCCGCCGAAGACGACGTCGTCGCGCTCGATCAAGAGCAGTCGGGCCGTCTGGCCACCCAGCATCTGCTCGAACTCGGCCACGAGACGGTGTGGCACCTCGCCGGTCCCGCATCGTGGCGCGACGCCTCGGGACGCACGACCGGGTGGGAGTCCGCTCTGCGTGAGGCGGGCCGCTCCGTACCGCCGATCCTGCACGGCGACTGGACGGCGGAATCCGGCTACCGCAATGGCCTCATCGTCGCCCGGATGCCAGATGCCACGGCCGTGTTCACCTCATCCGATGAGATGGCCTTCGGACTCCTCCGTGCTCTCGCAGAGCAGGGCCGGCGGGTGCCGGAGGACGTCTCGGTCGTGTCGATGGACGACATCCCCCTCGCGCAGTTCGCCCATCCCCCGCTGACCACGATCCGTCAGCCGTTCGAGCAGATGGGGCGCATCGCGGTCGAGCACGTCCTCGCGGCGATCGATGATCCGAGCGTCGAGCGCACGCGCGTCACGGTGGCTCCCGAGCTGGTCATCCGCTCGAGCACCGCCCGTCGCTGA
- a CDS encoding sugar ABC transporter permease produces the protein MSRRSSALTRGRGRFIFFCLTPAFVLYVVFMVIPTVDVFRMSLFQWTGFTGTARFIGFDNFIALAGDTQFLRSMQNTLLLLVVVTIVTMAAALVIAALLMNPRVKARNFYRFVLYLPSVLSIVVVAAIFSAVYDQQSGLLNNFLSTIGLGHLTQVWLGNESIIMYSIAIAMLWQSIGYYVLLYLAGMSSIPADVYEAASIDGSGPVRTFFTITLPLVWSTLRTTLTFFIISSINLAFVLVRALTDGGPNGSSDVLLNYMYRQAYTNSSYGYGMAIGVVIFVFSFVLALIINRATKREVYQF, from the coding sequence ATGTCACGTCGCTCTTCCGCCCTGACCCGTGGCCGAGGTCGCTTCATCTTCTTCTGCCTGACCCCGGCATTCGTCCTCTACGTCGTCTTCATGGTGATTCCCACCGTCGACGTCTTCCGGATGTCGCTGTTCCAATGGACGGGCTTCACCGGGACCGCGCGGTTCATCGGCTTCGACAATTTCATCGCCCTGGCCGGCGACACGCAGTTCCTGCGATCAATGCAGAACACGCTGCTCCTGCTGGTCGTCGTCACGATCGTCACGATGGCTGCGGCGCTCGTCATCGCGGCTCTCCTGATGAACCCGCGCGTGAAGGCGCGCAACTTCTACCGTTTCGTGCTGTACCTGCCCAGCGTGCTGTCGATCGTCGTGGTCGCCGCCATCTTCTCGGCGGTCTACGACCAGCAGAGTGGTCTCCTCAACAACTTCCTCTCCACGATCGGACTCGGCCACCTGACGCAGGTGTGGCTCGGCAACGAGAGCATCATCATGTACAGCATCGCCATCGCGATGCTGTGGCAATCCATCGGCTACTACGTGCTGCTCTACCTCGCGGGCATGAGCTCGATCCCCGCGGACGTCTACGAAGCCGCCTCCATCGACGGCTCCGGACCCGTACGCACCTTCTTCACCATCACGCTGCCGTTGGTGTGGAGCACGTTGCGCACGACGCTGACCTTCTTCATCATCTCGTCGATCAACCTGGCCTTCGTGCTGGTCCGGGCGCTCACCGACGGCGGCCCGAACGGCTCGTCCGACGTGCTGCTGAACTACATGTACCGCCAGGCCTACACGAACTCCAGCTACGGATACGGCATGGCGATCGGCGTCGTGATCTTCGTGTTCTCGTTCGTGCTCGCCCTCATCATCAACCGCGCCACCAAGCGAGAGGTCTACCAGTTCTGA
- a CDS encoding beta-galactosidase, whose product MTDTLPRSLAAEAAPDAAPPSTLTWAENRFLRNGVPTRILSGSVHYFRVHPDQWRDRLQRVKDLGLNTVDTYVPWNFHQPEADRAPDFTGWRDFESFLRIAAEIGLDATVRPGPYICAEWSNGGLPVWLTGRGIPLRSSDERFLGPVREWFSHLLPRIAALQANAGGPVVAVQVENEFGSFGDDRAYPAMLARELRAHGITELLFTADGPTELMLATGAVDGVLQGLTLGSRVDAARDLARTHRPDEPLLVAEYWNGWFDHWGHPHHVRGAANAAETLAGIVSDGGSVALYMAHGGTNFGLWAGANRVDGELRGTVTSYDSDAPIAEDGTLTEKFHAMRAVLGVTAPLVSTAPRFVSPQRVAVVSGASLGEALAILSTSARPVASTVSFEELGQDSGMVLLSADVLLPPGEIDLVFPRVADRAMVRVDGLPRGTVTESGAVTITGTGSPARVEIVIENLGRVNYGWSLGERKGLLAPVLVERRMVQGWQATSIDIAAAGETALALLAVPGTPDAAGGASAVFSLPEPADAHLALPGFVRGFVWVNGFLLGRYWEIGPQQTLYVPAPLLRAGENTVVVLELERRGTSIDLRDRAELGPEEEYIEQF is encoded by the coding sequence GTGACTGACACTCTCCCTCGTTCCCTCGCCGCTGAGGCGGCCCCGGACGCCGCGCCGCCGTCCACGCTCACGTGGGCCGAGAACCGGTTCCTGCGCAACGGCGTTCCCACGCGAATCCTGTCCGGATCGGTGCATTACTTCCGCGTCCACCCCGACCAGTGGCGGGATCGTCTGCAGCGGGTGAAGGACCTCGGCCTGAACACGGTCGATACCTACGTGCCGTGGAACTTCCATCAGCCGGAGGCCGACCGAGCGCCCGACTTCACCGGCTGGCGCGATTTCGAGAGCTTCCTCCGCATCGCGGCGGAGATCGGACTGGATGCCACGGTACGACCTGGTCCGTACATCTGCGCCGAATGGTCCAATGGCGGGCTGCCCGTGTGGCTCACCGGCCGTGGCATCCCGCTGCGGTCCTCGGACGAGCGCTTCCTCGGACCCGTGCGTGAGTGGTTCTCGCACCTGCTCCCGCGCATAGCCGCCCTGCAGGCCAACGCGGGCGGACCGGTCGTGGCGGTGCAGGTCGAGAATGAGTTCGGCAGCTTCGGTGACGACCGCGCGTATCCGGCGATGCTCGCTCGCGAACTGCGCGCTCACGGCATCACCGAGCTGCTCTTCACCGCCGACGGGCCGACCGAGCTCATGCTCGCCACCGGCGCGGTGGACGGTGTGCTGCAGGGACTGACCCTGGGCTCGCGAGTCGATGCTGCGCGCGACCTCGCACGCACCCATCGTCCCGACGAGCCCCTCCTGGTGGCCGAGTACTGGAACGGTTGGTTCGACCACTGGGGCCACCCCCACCACGTACGGGGGGCGGCCAACGCCGCCGAGACGCTTGCCGGCATCGTGAGCGACGGCGGGAGCGTGGCCCTATACATGGCGCACGGCGGCACGAACTTCGGGCTCTGGGCGGGGGCCAATCGCGTCGATGGCGAGTTGCGCGGCACGGTGACCAGCTACGACTCCGACGCACCGATCGCCGAGGACGGCACGCTCACCGAGAAGTTCCACGCGATGCGAGCGGTCCTGGGAGTGACCGCACCCCTCGTGTCGACGGCGCCGCGCTTCGTGAGTCCGCAGCGGGTCGCGGTCGTCTCCGGTGCCAGTCTGGGAGAGGCTCTGGCGATCCTTTCGACGTCCGCACGGCCCGTGGCATCCACGGTCTCCTTCGAGGAGCTGGGACAGGACTCCGGGATGGTGCTGCTCAGCGCTGATGTGCTGCTTCCGCCGGGGGAGATCGACCTCGTCTTTCCCCGGGTTGCCGACCGCGCGATGGTGCGCGTCGATGGCCTCCCGCGGGGAACGGTCACCGAGTCCGGCGCGGTCACGATCACCGGAACGGGTTCGCCCGCCCGCGTCGAGATCGTCATCGAGAATCTGGGCCGGGTCAACTACGGGTGGTCGCTCGGAGAGCGGAAGGGGCTCCTCGCTCCCGTCTTGGTGGAGCGGCGCATGGTGCAGGGCTGGCAGGCGACGTCGATCGACATCGCGGCCGCCGGCGAAACCGCGCTCGCGCTCCTGGCTGTTCCGGGGACTCCGGATGCCGCGGGTGGCGCTTCGGCGGTGTTCTCCCTGCCGGAGCCGGCCGACGCGCACCTGGCTCTTCCCGGGTTCGTGCGCGGATTCGTCTGGGTGAACGGCTTCTTGCTGGGTCGGTACTGGGAGATCGGCCCCCAGCAGACCCTTTACGTTCCGGCCCCGCTACTGCGCGCCGGAGAGAACACGGTCGTCGTGCTCGAGTTGGAGCGTCGAGGGACGAGCATCGATCTGCGCGATCGTGCCGAACTCGGACCCGAAGAGGAATACATCGAGCAGTTCTGA